From the genome of Desmodus rotundus isolate HL8 chromosome 2, HLdesRot8A.1, whole genome shotgun sequence, one region includes:
- the PPP1R2 gene encoding protein phosphatase inhibitor 2 isoform X1, protein MAASTASHRPIKGILKNKSSTTSSMVASAEQQPGRSVDEELSKKSQKWDEMNILATYHPADKDYGLMKIDEPSTPYHSMVGDDEDAFSDSETTEALTPDMLAKKLAAAAGSEPKYQVHEQESSGDEDSDLSPEEQEKKRQFEMKRKLHYNEGLNIKLARQLISKDLHDDEEDEEMSETAAGENMNMEESNQGSATGDQLQNKSQSS, encoded by the exons ATGGCGGCCTCGACGGCCTCGCACCGGCCCATAAAGGGAATCCTGAAGAATAAGAGCTCTACGACTTCCTCTATGGTGGCCTCGGCCGAACAGCAACCTGGCAGGAGTGTCGACGAAGAGCTGAG taAAAAATCCCAGAAGTGGGATGAAATGAACATCCTGGCAACATACCATCCAGCAGACAAAGACTATGGTTTAATGAAAATAGATGAACCAAGCACTCCATACCATAG TATGGTAGGTGATGATGAAGATGCATTCAGTGATTCAGAAACCACTGAAGCCCTGACCCCAGATATGTTAGCCAAGAA ATTAGCTGCTGCTGCAGGCTCGGAGCCAAAGTATCAGGTTCATGAACAAGAAAGCAGTGGAGATGAAGACAGTGACCTTTCACCTGAAGAACAAG aaaaaaagcgccagtttgaaatgaaaaggaaacttcaCTACAACGAAGGACTAAATATTAAATTAGCTAGGCAGTTAATTTCAAAAGACCTACACGATgatgaggaagatgaagaaatgtCAGAGACTGCAGCTGGAGAAAATATGAATATGGAAGAATCAAATCAAG
- the PPP1R2 gene encoding protein phosphatase inhibitor 2 isoform X2: MAASTASHRPIKGILKNKSSTTSSMVASAEQQPGRSVDEELSMVGDDEDAFSDSETTEALTPDMLAKKLAAAAGSEPKYQVHEQESSGDEDSDLSPEEQEKKRQFEMKRKLHYNEGLNIKLARQLISKDLHDDEEDEEMSETAAGENMNMEESNQGSATGDQLQNKSQSS, from the exons ATGGCGGCCTCGACGGCCTCGCACCGGCCCATAAAGGGAATCCTGAAGAATAAGAGCTCTACGACTTCCTCTATGGTGGCCTCGGCCGAACAGCAACCTGGCAGGAGTGTCGACGAAGAGCTGAG TATGGTAGGTGATGATGAAGATGCATTCAGTGATTCAGAAACCACTGAAGCCCTGACCCCAGATATGTTAGCCAAGAA ATTAGCTGCTGCTGCAGGCTCGGAGCCAAAGTATCAGGTTCATGAACAAGAAAGCAGTGGAGATGAAGACAGTGACCTTTCACCTGAAGAACAAG aaaaaaagcgccagtttgaaatgaaaaggaaacttcaCTACAACGAAGGACTAAATATTAAATTAGCTAGGCAGTTAATTTCAAAAGACCTACACGATgatgaggaagatgaagaaatgtCAGAGACTGCAGCTGGAGAAAATATGAATATGGAAGAATCAAATCAAG